DNA from Chitinophaga pendula:
ATGACAATGGATGAAGTGTATCTCAAGCCCAACACCGTGATAGAACCACTTTTCAAGCGGTGGTATGCGTGGTCTCACCTGATCTCTCCTGCCACTGCTGCTATGAATGTAGTAGGGCGGCATATGAAGATCATGGACAGTTACATTCAGGCGCCTGCTATTCACGCTGCAGCTGCACGTAATGCGAAGATGAAAGGTGGCCCTTTTATGGATTACCAGGAAAATAGGGTGGAAGACATCAAACGGCTGCGCGAAGCGACGCAAATGGACCAGGCTGCACAGATCAAATTGGTGGCTGCTATCCGGGAATTAAATGCCTTGCTGAAGCGGGAAGCCACCGGTTATGGCATGGAAGCATTATACGATAAAGTACCGGCATCGCTGAAAGGTTATGTGGAACTGGTGTATGACCTGGAAAATAATCCATCGTTCCGCTTGTTCGAACCATTGTTATATCAGAGTGAATACTATGATGAATCGGCGCAGTCTATTGCGTTGTGGATCACCAATAATGATGAACGGCCTTTCTGCCTGAGCACTCCCAGGCTGGATGAACCACATGTACTGCATCTGCCTATGCCTTTCAGGGCCAAAGAGATCGATGAACTTGCCAGCGCCAAACGGAAGCCGGCGTCTTACAAACACCTGGCCGACATCTTTGGTATTACACCTGCACAAGAGCCATTGTTCCGGGATCTTTTTGTATCAACACCTCCTACTCCCTATAATCGCTATACCGGCGATAAGATCCGTATGCGTTATTTTGGTCATGCCTGCATCCTGATCGAAACCAATGAAGTGAGCATCCTGCTGGACCCATTGATCAGCTACTATGGTTATGAACACAGCATATCCCACTATTCAGATTATGACCTGCCCGAAAAAATAGACTATGTGCTGATCACCCATAATCACCAGGACCATATCCTGTTTGAGACTTTATTGCCGCTGAGACATAAGATCGGCAAACTGGTCGTACCCCGCTCTGGCGGAGGCTCCCTACA
Protein-coding regions in this window:
- a CDS encoding MBL fold metallo-hydrolase, which gives rise to MTMDEVYLKPNTVIEPLFKRWYAWSHLISPATAAMNVVGRHMKIMDSYIQAPAIHAAAARNAKMKGGPFMDYQENRVEDIKRLREATQMDQAAQIKLVAAIRELNALLKREATGYGMEALYDKVPASLKGYVELVYDLENNPSFRLFEPLLYQSEYYDESAQSIALWITNNDERPFCLSTPRLDEPHVLHLPMPFRAKEIDELASAKRKPASYKHLADIFGITPAQEPLFRDLFVSTPPTPYNRYTGDKIRMRYFGHACILIETNEVSILLDPLISYYGYEHSISHYSDYDLPEKIDYVLITHNHQDHILFETLLPLRHKIGKLVVPRSGGGSLQDPSLELMFRHTGFDQVISVGEMENIQLEDNLVLTGIPFTGEHSDLDIRSKLCYHVKAGQFSILFVADSRIVTPELYHHIYRQTGDVDVIFLGMECDGAPLSWLYGPLLQQDLARDKDASRRLSGSDYERGMHLVDIFHPKEIYVYAMGQEPWLEFISSIKYTDESNPIVQSNKLIRECESKGIVAERLYGEKELLYNYELV